One part of the Phragmites australis chromosome 3, lpPhrAust1.1, whole genome shotgun sequence genome encodes these proteins:
- the LOC133911760 gene encoding uncharacterized protein LOC133911760 isoform X2: MLRRVLHLRRFHHHRHLLRLLSSSTTPPASTAPSPSASFSLPIAAPPQPPHHLAPHRSGARRLAPLLAFSTLSLAAAGTVYLTTDNLEETLERSKASSGRVVEQMRHTVAAARVLCRSLMSVLSSANQEVRSGFELRVAALLADIAAASAARRAAIVSAGGGVVVDWLLDSVVRGATQAEAARALAHLVADPWVAPAVLGRPRAVPCLLQFIFSYQPTRGKKNSRHSSFDGSDHSKGRSMLVAALMDIITSNCDNADYSSFQPLLPADADTRDIAAAIEVIEQGGMHFDDHEDNSSNDGDRGLKGIGIKVVGGTTILGFSRGNNSLELNNSDNDILEVSHNSRRLVVQEAAIESPLVEKLSSSAVPGLWDDLQREHVAVPFATWALANWAIASDLNRSRIQELDSDGHAVATALKAPERTVKWHGVLVARALLEDQNLTLALSVPDWCSSLLSTASQATESDDMPLGQLALSTFLLSMMRCNESKFVIRQKGLHPLRSITKKIENQNGQNSMKESIVVALSLLYAGEVPLSLEESQRWSGILLRWLFDKSVSDKTHLTAVKILSCILEDYGPASVPISQGWLALALSEILGDNKSPVDYHNASTATQVLNQLASAVVKLASIQSDYESGSDDKVPLSDFLSLEPFAAALKNLNKKNLPKFDAADSAAATLKGIKALAELCSEDGACQKRIADLGALSLLRHILLGDDYEKLAATEAYDASRIREVQDKNVSASNVSSPDATTDPSSVRVPPAAHIRRHAGRLLTILSLLPNSKKEIISDDVWCKWLEECASGRVPCNDIKLKSYCRLTLLNMFCSENINTRRASDEYPDSESEYKRKCPQFGDALFSLNPELPLEVHLDNSGFGISKVTRDNYNDDGCIEDCGSETGSSVDGADAASKTAPLMDVVFVHGLRGGPFNSWRIADDKSSTTKAGLVESIDEDAGKEGTCWPREWLAADFPQARFFTVKYKTNLTQWTGASLPLQEVSSMLLRKLVAAGIGSRPVVFVTHSMGGLVVKQLLYQAKLNNYDKFLNNTVGLVFYSCPHFGSKLADMPWRMGLVFRPAPSIGELRSGSPRLVELNDFVRQRHSKGLLDVLSFSETQVTPIVEGYGGWALRMEIVPIESAYPGYGELVVLPSTDHINSCKPVNKNDPSYAETLGFLEKNFKLRLKRSES; encoded by the exons ATGCTGCGACGcgtcctccacctccgccgcttccaccaccaccgccacctcctccgatTGCTCTCCTCAAGCACCACTCCGCCAGCCTCTACCGCGCCATCTCCCTCCGCATCCTTCTCCCTCCCTATTGCCGCCCCGCCCCAACCGCCGCACCACCTCGCGCCCCACCGCAGTGGGGCCCGCCGCCTCGCCCCGCTCCTCGCCTTCTCCACGctctccctcgccgccgccggcacgGTCTACCTCACCACCGACAACCTCGAGGAGACACTGGAGCGGTCCAAGGCGTCCTCGGGACGCGTCGTGGAGCAGATGCGGCATACGGTGGCGGCCGCTCGGGTGCTGTGCAGGTCGCTCATGTCCGTCCTCTCGTCCGCGAACCAGGAGGTGCGGTCGGGGTTCGAGCTGCGGGTGGCCGCGCTGCTCGCCGACATCGCTGCCGCCAGCGCCGCGCGCCGCGCGGCCATTGTCTCCGCGGGCGGTGGCGTCGTCGTTGACTGGCTGCTCGACAGCGTCGTGCGCGGCGCCACGCAGGCGGAGGCCGCTAGGGCGCTCGCGCACCTGGTGGCCGATCCGTGGGTCGCGCCTGCCGTTCTCGGGCGCCCACGCGCCGTGCCCTGCCTCCTCCAGTTCATCTTCTCTTACCAACCCACGCGCGGCAAGAAG AACTCTAGGCACTCTTCATTTGATGGTTCGGATCATTCTAAAGGGAGGAGCATGCTTGTGGCTGCACTTATGGATATCATCACTTCGAACTGCGATAATGCAGATTACTCTTCGTTTCAGCCTTTGCTGCCTGCAGATGCTGATACAAGAGATATTGCAGCAGCAATTGAAGTCATTGAGCAAGGGGGCATGCATTTTGATGACCACGAGGATAATAGCAGCAATGATGGTGACAGAGGATTAAAAGGAATAGGGATTAAGGTGGTTGGTGGAACCACTATATTGGGATTCTCTAGGGGAAATAACTCCTTGGAGTTGAACAACTCAGATAATGATATTCTGGAAGTCTCACATAATAGTCGAAGATTGGTGGTGCAAGAGGCTGCTATTGAGTCTCCACTAGTTGAGAAATTAAGTTCTTCTGCTGTCCCAGGCCTTTGGGATGACTTGCAGAGGGAGCATGTAGCTGTACCTTTTGCTACATGGGCCCTTGCAAACTGGGCTATAGCATCTGATTTGAATCGCTCTCGTATTCAAGAACTTGATAGTGATGGGCATGCGGTCGCAACTGCACTGAAAGCACCAGAAAGAACTGTTAAGTGGCATGGAGTTCTGGTGGCTCGAGCTCTTTTAGAAGACCAGAATTTGACCTTGGCTCTTTCAGTACCTGATTGGTGCTCTAGTCTTCTTTCTACAGCTTCTCAGGCTACTGAGAGCGATGACATGCCATTGGGCCAGCTGGCGTTATCTACTTTCCTATTATCCATGATGCGGTGTAATGAGTCAAAATTTGTGATAAGGCAGAAGGGCCTTCATCCTCTTCGTAGTATCACAAAAAAGATAGAAAATCAGAATGGTCAGAACAGTATGAAAGAATCAATAGTGGTGGCTCTGAGTTTGCTTTATGCTGGTGAAGTTCCTTTATCACTTGAGGAGTCTCAACGATGGTCTGGCATTCTTCTTCGTTGGCTTTTTGATAAATCTGTGTCAGATAAAACACATCTCACAGCTGTGAAAATCCTTTCATGCATACTTGAAGACTACGGGCCAGCTTCTGTGCCAATTTCTCAGGGATGGTTAGCTCTTGCCCTTTCTGAGATTCTTGGTGACAACAAG AGTCCGGTTGATTACCATAATGCTTCCACTGCGACTCAGGTCCTGAATCAATTAGCTAGCGCTGTTGTTAAACTAGCAAGTATTCAATCGGACTATGAATCTGGATCTGATGACAAAGTACCGCTTTCCGATTTTCTATCTCTTGAACCATTTGCTGCAGCTCTAAAGAATTTGAACAAAAAGAACCTGCCTAAGTTTGATGCTGCTGACTCAGCAGCAGCTACGCTTAAGGGAATAAAAGCTCTAGCTGAGCTTTGTTCTGAGGATGGTGCATGCCAAAAGAGAATAGCTGATTTAGGGGCTCTTTCCTTGTTGAGGCACATCCTCCTGGGTGATGATTATGAGAAACTTGCTGCAACTGAAGCATATGATGCATCACGAATTCGGGAAGTGCAAGACAAGAATGTGTCTGCTTCTAATGTTTCTTCTCCTGATGCTACCACTGATCCCTCAAGTGTACGGGTTCCTCCTGCCGCACATATTCGAAGGCATGCTGGACGGCTGCTTACCATTCTCTCTCTTCTACCCAATTCAAAGAAGGAAATTATTTCTGATGATGTATGGTGCAAGTGGCTTGAGGAATGTGCAAGTGGGCGAGTTCCTTGCAATGATATAAAACTAAAAAGTTACTGCCGGTTAACATTGTTGAACATGTTCTGCTCTGAGAATATAAATACGAGAAGAGCTTCTGATGAATATCCTGATTCAGAAAGCGAGTATAAAAGAAAATGTCCTCAGTTTGGAGATGCACTGTTCTCGCTAAATCCAGAGTTACCTCTCGAGGTTCATTTGGACAACAGTGGTTTTGGGATTTCAAAAGTTACAAGGGATAACTATAATGATGACGGATGTATTGAAGACTGTGGCTCTGAAACTGGGAGCTCTGTAGACGGTGCAGATGCTGCGTCCAAAACTGCCCCTTTGATGGATGTTGTGTTTGTACATGGCCTTCGTGGTGGCCCATTTAATTCATGGCGGATAGCTGATGACAAATCATCAACTACCAAAGCTGGTTTGGTGGAAAGCATTGACGAGGATGCTGGAAAAGAGGGCACATGTTGGCCAAGAGAATGGCTTGCAGCAGATTTTCCTCAAGCTCGTTTTTTTACTGTCAAATACAAG ACAAATTTGACCCAATGGACTGGAGCCAGCTTGCCCCTTCAG GAGGTGAGCTCTATGCTGCTGAGGAAGTTGGTGGCTGCTGGGATTGGTAGTCGGCCTGTTGTTTTTGTGACACATAG CATGGGTGGACTTGTGGTTAAGCAGCTGTTGTATCAAGCAAAGCTGAACAATTATGATAAGTTCCTGAATAATACTGTTGGGCTA GTTTTTTATAGCTGTCCACATTTTGGCAGTAAACTTGCAGACATGCCATGGCGTATGGGGTTGGTATTTCGTCCTGCTCCTTCG ATTGGTGAGTTAAGAAGTGGATCTCCAAGACTAGTTGAACTAAACGATTTTGTGCGACAGCGCCACAGTAAAGGACTTCTTGATGTTCTTAGTTTTAGTGAG ACCCAAGTCACACCGATTGTTGAAGGCTATGGTGGTTGGGCACTTCGGATGGAGATAGTGCCAATTGAATCTGCATACCCAGGTTATGGGGAACTCGTT GTTCTACCATCAACTGATCATATAAATTCATGTAAGCCAGTGAACAAGAATGACCCTTCTTATGCAGAAACCTtgggatttttggagaaaaacttCAAATTGCGTCTCAAAAGATCAGAATCCTAG
- the LOC133911760 gene encoding uncharacterized protein LOC133911760 isoform X1, with amino-acid sequence MLRRVLHLRRFHHHRHLLRLLSSSTTPPASTAPSPSASFSLPIAAPPQPPHHLAPHRSGARRLAPLLAFSTLSLAAAGTVYLTTDNLEETLERSKASSGRVVEQMRHTVAAARVLCRSLMSVLSSANQEVRSGFELRVAALLADIAAASAARRAAIVSAGGGVVVDWLLDSVVRGATQAEAARALAHLVADPWVAPAVLGRPRAVPCLLQFIFSYQPTRGKKNSRHSSFDGSDHSKGRSMLVAALMDIITSNCDNADYSSFQPLLPADADTRDIAAAIEVIEQGGMHFDDHEDNSSNDGDRGLKGIGIKVVGGTTILGFSRGNNSLELNNSDNDILEVSHNSRRLVVQEAAIESPLVEKLSSSAVPGLWDDLQREHVAVPFATWALANWAIASDLNRSRIQELDSDGHAVATALKAPERTVKWHGVLVARALLEDQNLTLALSVPDWCSSLLSTASQATESDDMPLGQLALSTFLLSMMRCNESKFVIRQKGLHPLRSITKKIENQNGQNSMKESIVVALSLLYAGEVPLSLEESQRWSGILLRWLFDKSVSDKTHLTAVKILSCILEDYGPASVPISQGWLALALSEILGDNKVRNLKGTTQPEPDKVKSPVDYHNASTATQVLNQLASAVVKLASIQSDYESGSDDKVPLSDFLSLEPFAAALKNLNKKNLPKFDAADSAAATLKGIKALAELCSEDGACQKRIADLGALSLLRHILLGDDYEKLAATEAYDASRIREVQDKNVSASNVSSPDATTDPSSVRVPPAAHIRRHAGRLLTILSLLPNSKKEIISDDVWCKWLEECASGRVPCNDIKLKSYCRLTLLNMFCSENINTRRASDEYPDSESEYKRKCPQFGDALFSLNPELPLEVHLDNSGFGISKVTRDNYNDDGCIEDCGSETGSSVDGADAASKTAPLMDVVFVHGLRGGPFNSWRIADDKSSTTKAGLVESIDEDAGKEGTCWPREWLAADFPQARFFTVKYKTNLTQWTGASLPLQEVSSMLLRKLVAAGIGSRPVVFVTHSMGGLVVKQLLYQAKLNNYDKFLNNTVGLVFYSCPHFGSKLADMPWRMGLVFRPAPSIGELRSGSPRLVELNDFVRQRHSKGLLDVLSFSETQVTPIVEGYGGWALRMEIVPIESAYPGYGELVVLPSTDHINSCKPVNKNDPSYAETLGFLEKNFKLRLKRSES; translated from the exons ATGCTGCGACGcgtcctccacctccgccgcttccaccaccaccgccacctcctccgatTGCTCTCCTCAAGCACCACTCCGCCAGCCTCTACCGCGCCATCTCCCTCCGCATCCTTCTCCCTCCCTATTGCCGCCCCGCCCCAACCGCCGCACCACCTCGCGCCCCACCGCAGTGGGGCCCGCCGCCTCGCCCCGCTCCTCGCCTTCTCCACGctctccctcgccgccgccggcacgGTCTACCTCACCACCGACAACCTCGAGGAGACACTGGAGCGGTCCAAGGCGTCCTCGGGACGCGTCGTGGAGCAGATGCGGCATACGGTGGCGGCCGCTCGGGTGCTGTGCAGGTCGCTCATGTCCGTCCTCTCGTCCGCGAACCAGGAGGTGCGGTCGGGGTTCGAGCTGCGGGTGGCCGCGCTGCTCGCCGACATCGCTGCCGCCAGCGCCGCGCGCCGCGCGGCCATTGTCTCCGCGGGCGGTGGCGTCGTCGTTGACTGGCTGCTCGACAGCGTCGTGCGCGGCGCCACGCAGGCGGAGGCCGCTAGGGCGCTCGCGCACCTGGTGGCCGATCCGTGGGTCGCGCCTGCCGTTCTCGGGCGCCCACGCGCCGTGCCCTGCCTCCTCCAGTTCATCTTCTCTTACCAACCCACGCGCGGCAAGAAG AACTCTAGGCACTCTTCATTTGATGGTTCGGATCATTCTAAAGGGAGGAGCATGCTTGTGGCTGCACTTATGGATATCATCACTTCGAACTGCGATAATGCAGATTACTCTTCGTTTCAGCCTTTGCTGCCTGCAGATGCTGATACAAGAGATATTGCAGCAGCAATTGAAGTCATTGAGCAAGGGGGCATGCATTTTGATGACCACGAGGATAATAGCAGCAATGATGGTGACAGAGGATTAAAAGGAATAGGGATTAAGGTGGTTGGTGGAACCACTATATTGGGATTCTCTAGGGGAAATAACTCCTTGGAGTTGAACAACTCAGATAATGATATTCTGGAAGTCTCACATAATAGTCGAAGATTGGTGGTGCAAGAGGCTGCTATTGAGTCTCCACTAGTTGAGAAATTAAGTTCTTCTGCTGTCCCAGGCCTTTGGGATGACTTGCAGAGGGAGCATGTAGCTGTACCTTTTGCTACATGGGCCCTTGCAAACTGGGCTATAGCATCTGATTTGAATCGCTCTCGTATTCAAGAACTTGATAGTGATGGGCATGCGGTCGCAACTGCACTGAAAGCACCAGAAAGAACTGTTAAGTGGCATGGAGTTCTGGTGGCTCGAGCTCTTTTAGAAGACCAGAATTTGACCTTGGCTCTTTCAGTACCTGATTGGTGCTCTAGTCTTCTTTCTACAGCTTCTCAGGCTACTGAGAGCGATGACATGCCATTGGGCCAGCTGGCGTTATCTACTTTCCTATTATCCATGATGCGGTGTAATGAGTCAAAATTTGTGATAAGGCAGAAGGGCCTTCATCCTCTTCGTAGTATCACAAAAAAGATAGAAAATCAGAATGGTCAGAACAGTATGAAAGAATCAATAGTGGTGGCTCTGAGTTTGCTTTATGCTGGTGAAGTTCCTTTATCACTTGAGGAGTCTCAACGATGGTCTGGCATTCTTCTTCGTTGGCTTTTTGATAAATCTGTGTCAGATAAAACACATCTCACAGCTGTGAAAATCCTTTCATGCATACTTGAAGACTACGGGCCAGCTTCTGTGCCAATTTCTCAGGGATGGTTAGCTCTTGCCCTTTCTGAGATTCTTGGTGACAACAAGGTACGAAATTTGAAAGGAACCACTCAGCCTGAGCCGGATAAAGTGAAG AGTCCGGTTGATTACCATAATGCTTCCACTGCGACTCAGGTCCTGAATCAATTAGCTAGCGCTGTTGTTAAACTAGCAAGTATTCAATCGGACTATGAATCTGGATCTGATGACAAAGTACCGCTTTCCGATTTTCTATCTCTTGAACCATTTGCTGCAGCTCTAAAGAATTTGAACAAAAAGAACCTGCCTAAGTTTGATGCTGCTGACTCAGCAGCAGCTACGCTTAAGGGAATAAAAGCTCTAGCTGAGCTTTGTTCTGAGGATGGTGCATGCCAAAAGAGAATAGCTGATTTAGGGGCTCTTTCCTTGTTGAGGCACATCCTCCTGGGTGATGATTATGAGAAACTTGCTGCAACTGAAGCATATGATGCATCACGAATTCGGGAAGTGCAAGACAAGAATGTGTCTGCTTCTAATGTTTCTTCTCCTGATGCTACCACTGATCCCTCAAGTGTACGGGTTCCTCCTGCCGCACATATTCGAAGGCATGCTGGACGGCTGCTTACCATTCTCTCTCTTCTACCCAATTCAAAGAAGGAAATTATTTCTGATGATGTATGGTGCAAGTGGCTTGAGGAATGTGCAAGTGGGCGAGTTCCTTGCAATGATATAAAACTAAAAAGTTACTGCCGGTTAACATTGTTGAACATGTTCTGCTCTGAGAATATAAATACGAGAAGAGCTTCTGATGAATATCCTGATTCAGAAAGCGAGTATAAAAGAAAATGTCCTCAGTTTGGAGATGCACTGTTCTCGCTAAATCCAGAGTTACCTCTCGAGGTTCATTTGGACAACAGTGGTTTTGGGATTTCAAAAGTTACAAGGGATAACTATAATGATGACGGATGTATTGAAGACTGTGGCTCTGAAACTGGGAGCTCTGTAGACGGTGCAGATGCTGCGTCCAAAACTGCCCCTTTGATGGATGTTGTGTTTGTACATGGCCTTCGTGGTGGCCCATTTAATTCATGGCGGATAGCTGATGACAAATCATCAACTACCAAAGCTGGTTTGGTGGAAAGCATTGACGAGGATGCTGGAAAAGAGGGCACATGTTGGCCAAGAGAATGGCTTGCAGCAGATTTTCCTCAAGCTCGTTTTTTTACTGTCAAATACAAG ACAAATTTGACCCAATGGACTGGAGCCAGCTTGCCCCTTCAG GAGGTGAGCTCTATGCTGCTGAGGAAGTTGGTGGCTGCTGGGATTGGTAGTCGGCCTGTTGTTTTTGTGACACATAG CATGGGTGGACTTGTGGTTAAGCAGCTGTTGTATCAAGCAAAGCTGAACAATTATGATAAGTTCCTGAATAATACTGTTGGGCTA GTTTTTTATAGCTGTCCACATTTTGGCAGTAAACTTGCAGACATGCCATGGCGTATGGGGTTGGTATTTCGTCCTGCTCCTTCG ATTGGTGAGTTAAGAAGTGGATCTCCAAGACTAGTTGAACTAAACGATTTTGTGCGACAGCGCCACAGTAAAGGACTTCTTGATGTTCTTAGTTTTAGTGAG ACCCAAGTCACACCGATTGTTGAAGGCTATGGTGGTTGGGCACTTCGGATGGAGATAGTGCCAATTGAATCTGCATACCCAGGTTATGGGGAACTCGTT GTTCTACCATCAACTGATCATATAAATTCATGTAAGCCAGTGAACAAGAATGACCCTTCTTATGCAGAAACCTtgggatttttggagaaaaacttCAAATTGCGTCTCAAAAGATCAGAATCCTAG
- the LOC133911760 gene encoding uncharacterized protein LOC133911760 isoform X3, giving the protein MLVAALMDIITSNCDNADYSSFQPLLPADADTRDIAAAIEVIEQGGMHFDDHEDNSSNDGDRGLKGIGIKVVGGTTILGFSRGNNSLELNNSDNDILEVSHNSRRLVVQEAAIESPLVEKLSSSAVPGLWDDLQREHVAVPFATWALANWAIASDLNRSRIQELDSDGHAVATALKAPERTVKWHGVLVARALLEDQNLTLALSVPDWCSSLLSTASQATESDDMPLGQLALSTFLLSMMRCNESKFVIRQKGLHPLRSITKKIENQNGQNSMKESIVVALSLLYAGEVPLSLEESQRWSGILLRWLFDKSVSDKTHLTAVKILSCILEDYGPASVPISQGWLALALSEILGDNKVRNLKGTTQPEPDKVKSPVDYHNASTATQVLNQLASAVVKLASIQSDYESGSDDKVPLSDFLSLEPFAAALKNLNKKNLPKFDAADSAAATLKGIKALAELCSEDGACQKRIADLGALSLLRHILLGDDYEKLAATEAYDASRIREVQDKNVSASNVSSPDATTDPSSVRVPPAAHIRRHAGRLLTILSLLPNSKKEIISDDVWCKWLEECASGRVPCNDIKLKSYCRLTLLNMFCSENINTRRASDEYPDSESEYKRKCPQFGDALFSLNPELPLEVHLDNSGFGISKVTRDNYNDDGCIEDCGSETGSSVDGADAASKTAPLMDVVFVHGLRGGPFNSWRIADDKSSTTKAGLVESIDEDAGKEGTCWPREWLAADFPQARFFTVKYKTNLTQWTGASLPLQEVSSMLLRKLVAAGIGSRPVVFVTHSMGGLVVKQLLYQAKLNNYDKFLNNTVGLVFYSCPHFGSKLADMPWRMGLVFRPAPSIGELRSGSPRLVELNDFVRQRHSKGLLDVLSFSETQVTPIVEGYGGWALRMEIVPIESAYPGYGELVVLPSTDHINSCKPVNKNDPSYAETLGFLEKNFKLRLKRSES; this is encoded by the exons ATGCTTGTGGCTGCACTTATGGATATCATCACTTCGAACTGCGATAATGCAGATTACTCTTCGTTTCAGCCTTTGCTGCCTGCAGATGCTGATACAAGAGATATTGCAGCAGCAATTGAAGTCATTGAGCAAGGGGGCATGCATTTTGATGACCACGAGGATAATAGCAGCAATGATGGTGACAGAGGATTAAAAGGAATAGGGATTAAGGTGGTTGGTGGAACCACTATATTGGGATTCTCTAGGGGAAATAACTCCTTGGAGTTGAACAACTCAGATAATGATATTCTGGAAGTCTCACATAATAGTCGAAGATTGGTGGTGCAAGAGGCTGCTATTGAGTCTCCACTAGTTGAGAAATTAAGTTCTTCTGCTGTCCCAGGCCTTTGGGATGACTTGCAGAGGGAGCATGTAGCTGTACCTTTTGCTACATGGGCCCTTGCAAACTGGGCTATAGCATCTGATTTGAATCGCTCTCGTATTCAAGAACTTGATAGTGATGGGCATGCGGTCGCAACTGCACTGAAAGCACCAGAAAGAACTGTTAAGTGGCATGGAGTTCTGGTGGCTCGAGCTCTTTTAGAAGACCAGAATTTGACCTTGGCTCTTTCAGTACCTGATTGGTGCTCTAGTCTTCTTTCTACAGCTTCTCAGGCTACTGAGAGCGATGACATGCCATTGGGCCAGCTGGCGTTATCTACTTTCCTATTATCCATGATGCGGTGTAATGAGTCAAAATTTGTGATAAGGCAGAAGGGCCTTCATCCTCTTCGTAGTATCACAAAAAAGATAGAAAATCAGAATGGTCAGAACAGTATGAAAGAATCAATAGTGGTGGCTCTGAGTTTGCTTTATGCTGGTGAAGTTCCTTTATCACTTGAGGAGTCTCAACGATGGTCTGGCATTCTTCTTCGTTGGCTTTTTGATAAATCTGTGTCAGATAAAACACATCTCACAGCTGTGAAAATCCTTTCATGCATACTTGAAGACTACGGGCCAGCTTCTGTGCCAATTTCTCAGGGATGGTTAGCTCTTGCCCTTTCTGAGATTCTTGGTGACAACAAGGTACGAAATTTGAAAGGAACCACTCAGCCTGAGCCGGATAAAGTGAAG AGTCCGGTTGATTACCATAATGCTTCCACTGCGACTCAGGTCCTGAATCAATTAGCTAGCGCTGTTGTTAAACTAGCAAGTATTCAATCGGACTATGAATCTGGATCTGATGACAAAGTACCGCTTTCCGATTTTCTATCTCTTGAACCATTTGCTGCAGCTCTAAAGAATTTGAACAAAAAGAACCTGCCTAAGTTTGATGCTGCTGACTCAGCAGCAGCTACGCTTAAGGGAATAAAAGCTCTAGCTGAGCTTTGTTCTGAGGATGGTGCATGCCAAAAGAGAATAGCTGATTTAGGGGCTCTTTCCTTGTTGAGGCACATCCTCCTGGGTGATGATTATGAGAAACTTGCTGCAACTGAAGCATATGATGCATCACGAATTCGGGAAGTGCAAGACAAGAATGTGTCTGCTTCTAATGTTTCTTCTCCTGATGCTACCACTGATCCCTCAAGTGTACGGGTTCCTCCTGCCGCACATATTCGAAGGCATGCTGGACGGCTGCTTACCATTCTCTCTCTTCTACCCAATTCAAAGAAGGAAATTATTTCTGATGATGTATGGTGCAAGTGGCTTGAGGAATGTGCAAGTGGGCGAGTTCCTTGCAATGATATAAAACTAAAAAGTTACTGCCGGTTAACATTGTTGAACATGTTCTGCTCTGAGAATATAAATACGAGAAGAGCTTCTGATGAATATCCTGATTCAGAAAGCGAGTATAAAAGAAAATGTCCTCAGTTTGGAGATGCACTGTTCTCGCTAAATCCAGAGTTACCTCTCGAGGTTCATTTGGACAACAGTGGTTTTGGGATTTCAAAAGTTACAAGGGATAACTATAATGATGACGGATGTATTGAAGACTGTGGCTCTGAAACTGGGAGCTCTGTAGACGGTGCAGATGCTGCGTCCAAAACTGCCCCTTTGATGGATGTTGTGTTTGTACATGGCCTTCGTGGTGGCCCATTTAATTCATGGCGGATAGCTGATGACAAATCATCAACTACCAAAGCTGGTTTGGTGGAAAGCATTGACGAGGATGCTGGAAAAGAGGGCACATGTTGGCCAAGAGAATGGCTTGCAGCAGATTTTCCTCAAGCTCGTTTTTTTACTGTCAAATACAAG ACAAATTTGACCCAATGGACTGGAGCCAGCTTGCCCCTTCAG GAGGTGAGCTCTATGCTGCTGAGGAAGTTGGTGGCTGCTGGGATTGGTAGTCGGCCTGTTGTTTTTGTGACACATAG CATGGGTGGACTTGTGGTTAAGCAGCTGTTGTATCAAGCAAAGCTGAACAATTATGATAAGTTCCTGAATAATACTGTTGGGCTA GTTTTTTATAGCTGTCCACATTTTGGCAGTAAACTTGCAGACATGCCATGGCGTATGGGGTTGGTATTTCGTCCTGCTCCTTCG ATTGGTGAGTTAAGAAGTGGATCTCCAAGACTAGTTGAACTAAACGATTTTGTGCGACAGCGCCACAGTAAAGGACTTCTTGATGTTCTTAGTTTTAGTGAG ACCCAAGTCACACCGATTGTTGAAGGCTATGGTGGTTGGGCACTTCGGATGGAGATAGTGCCAATTGAATCTGCATACCCAGGTTATGGGGAACTCGTT GTTCTACCATCAACTGATCATATAAATTCATGTAAGCCAGTGAACAAGAATGACCCTTCTTATGCAGAAACCTtgggatttttggagaaaaacttCAAATTGCGTCTCAAAAGATCAGAATCCTAG
- the LOC133911761 gene encoding uncharacterized protein At5g64816, protein MVDAWWPLLGAAIPALVAGQFIRIKRRRDEEQRLKAARGREKSSDEVFVCERVCTSKRMLKKVGAFSKDPIPETCVTVCGVSELDACADACARTVCVNQHQVPNWNDVCLKRCQSECLKLSSTLM, encoded by the coding sequence ATGGTGGACGCGTGGTGGCCGTTGCTGGGCGCGGCGATTCCAGCGCTCGTCGCCGGCCAGTTCATCCGCATCAAGCGGCGGCGCGACGAGGAGCAGCGCCTCAAGGCGGCGCGCGGCCGCGAGAAGAGCTCCGACGAGGTCTTCGTCTGCGAGCGCGTGTGCACCTCCAAGCGGATGCTCAAGAAGGTGGGGGCGTTCTCCAAGGACCCCATCCCGGAGACTTGCGTCACCGTCTGCGGCGTCTCCGAGCTCGACGCCTGCGCCGACGCCTGCGCGCGCACCGTTTGCGTCAACCAGCACCAGGTGCCCAACTGGAACGACGTCTGCCTCAAGAGGTGCCAGAGCGAGTGCCTCAAGCTCTCCTCAACCCTCATGTAG